From one Chanodichthys erythropterus isolate Z2021 chromosome 3, ASM2448905v1, whole genome shotgun sequence genomic stretch:
- the LOC137003103 gene encoding zinc finger protein 235-like — protein MEVKEESEELREVKEEHHDKPGEKPLSRSKTKNTFLKKRRAEKSTTCTQCGKSFTTKQNLDVHMRVHTGEKPFTCDQCGNNFTTKRNLDVHMRVHTGEKPFICNQCGKSFTNKRNLEVHMRVHTGEKPFTCDQCGKTFIRSSALKAHLTVHTKEKPHSCSVCGKSFSLLPYLHAHQKIHTSVKEYMCFECENTFINVKHLKQHQRIHTGEQPYKCSHCDKRFSQLANLKPHEMIHTGEKPHTCDQCGKSFTVKSHLKRHMRIHTGEKPYKCSHCDKRFSHLANLKPHERNHTGEKPFKCSHCDKRFSRSEHLKTHERIHSEEKQHMCD, from the coding sequence atggaagtgaaggaggagagtgaagaactgaggGAAGTGAAGGAGGAACATCatgacaaacctggagaaaaacctttgagtcgctcaaagactaaaaacacatttttaaagaaaagaagagctgagaaatctacaacctgcactcagtgtggaaagagtttcacaaccaaacaaaatcttgatgttcacatgagagtccatacaggagagaagccatttacatgtgatcaatgtgggaacaatttcacaaccaaacgaaatcttgatgttcacatgagagttcatactggagagaagccattcatttgtaatcagtgtgggaagagtttcacgaATAAACGTAATCTTGaggttcacatgagagttcatacaggagagaagccattcacatgtgatcaatgtgggaaaACATTTATCAGGTCATCAGCCCTGAAGGCACACCTGACAGTTCATAcaaaggagaagccacattcatgttctgtgtgtggaaagagtttttcactgctGCCATATTTACATGCACATCAGAAAATTCATACTAGTGTGAaagagtacatgtgctttgagtgtgaaaatacttttattaatgtaaaacatttaaaacagcaccagagaattcacactggagaacaaccttacaagtgttcacactgtgacaagagattcagtcagttAGCAAATCTGAAACCACATGagatgatccacactggagagaaacctcacacatgtgatcagtgtggaaagagtttcactgtTAAAAGTCACCTGAAGCgacacatgaggatccacactggagaaaaaccttacaagtgttcacactgtgacaagagattcagtcattTAGCAAATCTGAAACCACATGAGAGGaatcacactggagaaaagcctttcaagtgttcacactgtgacaagagattcagtcggtcagaacatctgaaaacacatgagaggatccacagtGAAGAGAAGCAGCACATGTGTGAttag